One region of Pseudoalteromonas sp. R3 genomic DNA includes:
- a CDS encoding non-ribosomal peptide synthetase — translation MENSAIEALLAELDGQGIYVYLQEGRLKLRTHLATVPEAQLNKIKENKSALIDYMQANHQKQGALSFSQQGIWLIDQYHGGEVAYTMAGLLKLSHPITKAQLEAALNTLLVRHDILRSQFFATEQGGCQRVNAELSLKVMSLSVAEPVTRAKIEAHVQPYLQQGFDLQKALPVRAALLSGDEQTQGQWVYLMLHHLVADGWSVQLLVNELLDVLQNTPSEQAAPAPLQYLDYVHWEKRFVQSEAYQQQHAYWQKQLEGFTPFALPTSFARQAQPSFQGASHQFILNDEQFPRFESCCQQLGITVFAGLLSVFYALLYRYSQQQDITVGVPVLGREHSEFESMIGCFIHTLPLRQQITAEMSFSELACNTLTQVTRALENQSVSQDALAKLADTSQLFSVLFNYNAVPTTSLRSGSLEAELFTLNNHSAKFDLTLTLTTQGQAMIAELEYNVALFTHELITQIGEDFRALFQAFSGDQSMPLSDAQLPSVKLAQQLLTTESPHRAAPLVLPQILAHAQSRPAHAALVSESDPAQSLSYAELDEHSASLASALDDTIQSDDIVAVLVNRQVNSLVALLGVMRAGAAYLPIDQETPVQRVIEIMQLAGCHTLVVVDTQAIQADTKATLDEYEILVRGYDELVQQNNNAGIVDKTSPRDLAYVIFTSGSTGKPKGVAISHGALASYCDSISQCIEFSSHTRSGVVTGLATDLCLTGIYPVLMQGGTVVMPTGQALPDPQQLVEMLSTQQVNTLKITPSFARELLPHIAAQGENQPAIEQWVLGGEALDASLVDDLRDHYPSAHIVNHYGPSETCIGVTTHTISEQAPSNIEHYPIGKPLAHVSAQVLDKQAHPVPVGMPGELYIGGTSLADGYLRAPQLTEQYFVTCQSENTGAERFYRSGDRVRLTHQGTLEYLGRLDSQLKIRGYRIDISEIEAKLTALVDVKTAAVVAIKQSGIDTLVAYFVAADQETPVTAAALRDTLSKSLPQAMIPSHFVALAQLPVLDNAKVDRKQLAARPLNYERSYTPPSTALQQQLATLFSELTGVPQIAADDDFFSIGGHSLLAMRLANCIRARFDRVLSLQAIFANPTVEKLELCLLAQDILVGHTLASIDQSGEHPLSFAQQRIWFVDQMQGHSKQYNLQGAFTIKGALDIEALSQAFEQVVQQHTILRFNYGQNAQNEPFQYLNSGLNFALKQQDLSHVDDEVQADTLRTLLAEDYHTAFDLSQDLLLRAQLLKLDEQLFVLIVTMHHIVSDGWSIGVLCRALEAAYRAAVEHRTPACTPLIHSYIDYVHWQRHLVSQPQWQTSVDYWQSQLANLPRVHELPLDNARENRVISGGALYCCELPKELSTTLRQFVSTNGQTLFGVLECVFALWMSRLSGQSDLALGTPVAGRELSELEAVIGNFINTLVLRHRIEPELTFTEALTQSNETLQNALSHQHIPFDALVETLNSERSLGIHPLVQVVFRVNNQVNEALKLDGLDVTVNDTGVRSAKLDLEVSVIDSGDTMVVEWLYDSALWQERSIESFARQYTHLLRTCLQEPQRRISEMSLCDAKLLEQLLAYSEADNEQHSSDIGWHHHFSAIAEIQPHSVALRCNGEAFSYLEVEQRANQLAHCLLEMGFDEQSRIALLLPSGPAMVIAVLAILKARHVYVPLHYETPEKSLSYIVDDADIVMILAFSEDTEKLIDSGTDFLFLDDLFDVESNFAGYPVSVPGNDELGESETSDAERLCYIIYTSGSTGRPKGVMITHGNLNGYLSHAMDTYLDADVTLPLAVVSTPLAFDATITALVPPLLCGGEVEIVTQGPHQLAAISELLFNSIRPRLFKITPAHLRAIQALMDELGSNSAPHTLVIGGEALDSDLLLAFRNKLPACTWVNEYGPTEATVGCSVFSLTPDQNPQTTLCYADVPIGLPNEGVAMLVVDQFDQPVPDNVPGELLIGGPVISPGYVNLDTQNQAKFVTLNVADKKPMRFYRSGDLVRWQSDEQGRLAYLRYCGRTDEQIKLRGYRIDLNAICHYLRELDGVRDCAVTVDESQALLQAHVLYLNGKVPSDSHLRNHLAQFLPPYMIPGQFNRVEAIPLTANGKVDSKALMALAQQRESCTSSRALDLTTLTPMQSYLYQLYSDILLTEHVDLEDSFFDLGGHSLLVIKLISQIRQQKNLDVTLPQLFKTPTIASLAQALEHCAPIAAVHAIVPVSRQQALPLSFAQQRLWLIEQLHESSTQYHMPAGFKFSGTLDKGAFSEALNALISRHEVLHTQIIQRPQSEPVQQVSARFDLPLTHLDLTKLGERARQQRWEQAAHANATNRFDLSRDLLIRVLLVEFAQDDYRVHFNMHHIASDGWSMAILVREFIAFYRHFAKEAQYQLPAELTQPLPVQYGDFAYWQRNTWTKHANQDAVQYWLTALDGHPPLHQLPLDYPRPAMAQLSGQRHTQRLSAALTRAIHEHCKSQGVTLFMWLNTVFSLLILRYSQTDDVVIGSPVAGREHNEVANLIGFFVNTLVIRTRIQPGQSFNQLLALQKQVILDAFKHQALPFEQLVEALKPERNLGHQPIFQILFALQNNETTDLVLPQLHIEVEAPAEPMMKFDLEVNAIEKGDGIELEWNYCSALFKSATVVALAESFEILISAILKAPEHKVQCLPVMTQQTQHQLVNMRGPVTAVPAQCIHSQISAKAHQADSQLAVRDADNCMLSYAALEQKANALASYLLEQGVKPGMRIALCLNAGCDQVVAMLAAFKIRSAYVPVDPTLPASRAQFIIRDSGACWLLTHSKLMTQLKPVIDAATQPPLSVLEIDQPNSWLPKQIREQFPRSEHSDLAYVIYTSGTTGQPKGVAITHGNLALYLDHARHDYFNDAISFSVVSTPLAFDATVTTIWPALLQGVCIDMLADDERMLKDLANRLCQEIAGVFKVTPAHLQGVAAVLKQCALAEERCFNGAHQVVVGGEALPVSLVAQLSKRLPNVEWINEYGPTEATVGTSTFRCDKQKIAALKAQSYSQVPIGQPIANTHLLVLDEQMQPVPVGVTGELYIGGNNLAHGYLNRTELSDEKFVWLPFGAKQSELRFYRSGDVVRWSINDDGTPGSWCFVTVQTTR, via the coding sequence ATGGAAAATTCAGCGATTGAAGCACTATTGGCCGAGTTGGATGGTCAGGGTATTTATGTTTATCTGCAAGAAGGCCGCCTGAAACTGCGTACCCACCTGGCGACCGTGCCAGAGGCGCAGCTTAATAAGATCAAAGAAAATAAGTCGGCATTGATTGACTACATGCAGGCGAATCATCAAAAGCAGGGCGCTCTGTCATTTTCTCAACAAGGGATTTGGCTGATTGACCAGTACCATGGTGGGGAAGTGGCCTATACCATGGCTGGATTACTGAAACTGTCGCACCCGATAACAAAAGCGCAGCTTGAAGCGGCGTTAAACACCTTGCTTGTGCGCCACGACATTTTGCGTAGTCAGTTCTTTGCCACGGAGCAGGGAGGATGTCAGCGCGTCAATGCTGAGTTGTCTCTTAAGGTTATGTCGCTGAGTGTGGCTGAGCCTGTGACCCGAGCAAAAATTGAAGCGCATGTGCAACCCTACCTGCAGCAAGGATTTGACTTACAAAAAGCGCTCCCCGTGAGAGCAGCACTGCTCAGTGGCGATGAACAAACCCAGGGTCAGTGGGTTTACCTGATGTTGCACCACCTGGTAGCTGATGGCTGGTCGGTGCAATTATTGGTCAATGAGCTGCTTGATGTATTACAGAATACACCGTCGGAACAGGCGGCACCGGCACCACTACAATATCTCGATTATGTGCATTGGGAAAAACGCTTTGTCCAGTCTGAAGCTTACCAGCAACAGCATGCATATTGGCAAAAGCAGCTGGAAGGGTTCACGCCTTTTGCTCTGCCAACCAGTTTTGCCAGACAAGCTCAGCCTTCATTTCAGGGGGCCAGTCATCAGTTTATATTGAACGACGAGCAATTCCCGCGTTTTGAAAGTTGCTGTCAGCAACTGGGGATCACTGTGTTTGCCGGGTTGCTGAGTGTGTTTTACGCGTTGCTCTATCGCTATAGTCAGCAACAGGACATTACGGTGGGTGTGCCGGTGCTGGGTCGGGAGCACAGTGAATTTGAATCCATGATCGGCTGCTTTATTCACACTCTGCCACTGCGTCAGCAGATAACCGCAGAGATGTCCTTCAGTGAGCTTGCCTGCAATACCCTGACACAAGTGACCCGGGCGCTGGAAAACCAAAGCGTGTCTCAGGATGCGCTGGCTAAACTTGCCGACACCTCACAGCTTTTTAGTGTGTTGTTTAATTATAACGCCGTACCCACAACGTCATTGCGTTCAGGGTCACTGGAAGCAGAACTGTTCACGCTGAATAATCACAGTGCAAAATTTGATCTGACGCTGACCCTGACTACTCAGGGTCAGGCAATGATTGCTGAGCTTGAATACAATGTGGCCTTATTTACACACGAGCTTATCACTCAAATTGGTGAAGACTTTCGGGCATTATTCCAGGCGTTTAGTGGTGACCAGAGCATGCCACTGTCAGACGCTCAGTTACCCTCTGTGAAACTGGCTCAGCAGCTTCTGACGACAGAGTCGCCGCACAGAGCTGCGCCTTTGGTGTTACCTCAAATTCTGGCTCATGCCCAATCGAGACCTGCTCATGCTGCGCTGGTGTCGGAAAGTGACCCTGCTCAGTCCCTGAGTTACGCTGAGCTGGATGAGCACAGTGCCAGTCTGGCCAGTGCGCTCGATGACACAATACAGAGCGATGATATTGTGGCTGTACTGGTTAATCGACAGGTTAACAGCCTGGTGGCCTTGCTGGGCGTAATGCGTGCCGGGGCGGCTTATCTACCCATTGACCAGGAAACGCCGGTTCAGCGGGTGATCGAAATTATGCAGCTGGCAGGGTGTCACACCCTGGTCGTGGTCGATACTCAGGCAATACAGGCAGATACAAAAGCCACGCTGGATGAATATGAAATCCTTGTACGGGGCTATGATGAGCTGGTACAGCAAAATAACAACGCGGGTATAGTAGATAAAACCAGTCCGCGTGATCTGGCTTATGTGATCTTTACCTCAGGCTCGACGGGCAAACCAAAAGGGGTGGCGATAAGCCATGGTGCACTGGCCAGTTACTGTGATTCTATTTCTCAGTGTATTGAATTTTCATCGCATACCCGCTCTGGTGTTGTCACTGGACTTGCCACCGATCTTTGTCTGACCGGCATTTATCCGGTTCTGATGCAAGGGGGCACCGTGGTGATGCCAACCGGGCAGGCGCTGCCAGATCCTCAACAGCTGGTTGAGATGCTCAGTACGCAGCAGGTTAATACGTTAAAGATCACGCCGTCTTTTGCCCGTGAATTGTTGCCACACATAGCCGCTCAGGGAGAAAACCAACCAGCCATTGAACAGTGGGTGCTCGGCGGCGAAGCACTGGATGCCTCTCTCGTTGATGATTTACGAGACCACTACCCGTCAGCACACATTGTCAACCATTACGGCCCCAGCGAAACCTGTATAGGGGTGACAACGCACACTATCTCGGAGCAGGCTCCAAGCAACATTGAACATTATCCCATTGGTAAACCGCTGGCACATGTCAGCGCACAGGTACTGGATAAACAGGCGCATCCTGTGCCGGTCGGTATGCCGGGTGAGCTCTATATTGGTGGTACCTCGCTGGCCGATGGTTATTTGCGAGCGCCACAGTTGACAGAGCAATATTTCGTAACTTGCCAGAGCGAAAATACAGGAGCTGAGCGCTTCTATCGCTCAGGTGATCGTGTTCGTCTGACGCATCAGGGCACGCTGGAATATCTCGGCAGGCTGGATAGTCAGCTCAAGATCCGAGGTTATCGCATCGATATCAGTGAAATTGAAGCGAAACTGACCGCCCTCGTAGACGTAAAAACGGCGGCCGTTGTCGCCATTAAGCAAAGCGGTATTGATACCCTGGTTGCCTATTTTGTCGCAGCGGATCAAGAGACACCAGTCACCGCGGCCGCTTTACGAGATACCTTATCAAAGAGCCTGCCTCAGGCCATGATACCCAGTCATTTCGTGGCGCTGGCACAATTGCCCGTGCTGGATAACGCAAAGGTAGATCGTAAGCAATTAGCTGCCCGGCCGCTGAATTATGAGCGTAGCTACACGCCACCGAGTACAGCATTACAACAACAACTGGCAACCTTATTCAGTGAGCTGACGGGAGTGCCCCAGATTGCAGCTGACGATGACTTTTTCTCTATTGGTGGTCATTCCTTACTGGCCATGCGTCTTGCTAACTGTATCCGTGCCCGATTCGACCGGGTACTGTCGTTGCAGGCTATTTTTGCTAACCCGACGGTTGAAAAACTGGAACTATGTCTGTTAGCTCAGGATATTCTGGTCGGTCATACGTTGGCGTCGATTGATCAGTCAGGTGAGCATCCTTTGTCTTTTGCACAGCAACGGATCTGGTTTGTTGATCAAATGCAGGGTCATAGTAAGCAGTATAATTTGCAAGGCGCGTTTACCATTAAAGGCGCGTTAGATATTGAGGCCTTATCGCAGGCATTCGAACAGGTGGTGCAGCAACACACAATCCTGCGCTTTAATTATGGTCAGAACGCACAGAATGAACCGTTTCAGTATCTGAATTCCGGCCTTAACTTCGCGTTAAAACAACAGGACTTAAGTCATGTTGATGACGAGGTGCAGGCTGATACGCTGCGCACGTTATTGGCTGAGGATTATCACACTGCATTCGATCTGAGTCAGGATCTGCTACTGCGCGCTCAGCTACTAAAACTTGATGAGCAGCTTTTTGTATTGATAGTGACCATGCATCACATAGTGTCTGATGGTTGGTCAATCGGCGTGTTGTGCCGGGCATTAGAAGCGGCATATCGAGCAGCGGTTGAACACCGCACTCCTGCGTGCACCCCACTGATCCATAGCTACATAGACTATGTGCACTGGCAGCGTCATTTAGTCTCCCAGCCGCAGTGGCAAACCAGCGTTGACTACTGGCAAAGTCAGTTGGCCAACTTGCCTCGGGTACATGAATTACCGCTGGATAATGCCAGAGAAAATCGAGTGATCAGTGGCGGGGCGCTCTACTGCTGCGAACTACCGAAGGAACTGAGTACAACCCTGAGGCAGTTTGTTTCGACCAATGGACAAACTCTGTTTGGCGTACTCGAGTGTGTGTTTGCACTGTGGATGAGCCGTTTGTCCGGGCAGTCAGATTTGGCGCTGGGTACTCCGGTTGCAGGGCGTGAACTCAGTGAACTGGAAGCTGTGATAGGCAACTTCATCAATACACTGGTATTGCGCCATCGCATTGAACCTGAGCTGACCTTTACTGAAGCATTAACTCAAAGTAATGAAACACTGCAAAATGCGCTGAGCCATCAGCATATTCCGTTTGATGCACTGGTCGAGACGCTGAACAGTGAGCGTAGCCTGGGGATCCATCCTTTGGTTCAGGTGGTTTTCCGGGTCAATAATCAGGTAAATGAAGCGCTGAAGCTGGATGGCCTGGATGTCACCGTCAACGACACCGGCGTACGCAGTGCAAAACTGGATCTCGAAGTATCTGTTATCGATAGTGGCGATACTATGGTGGTCGAATGGCTTTACGATAGTGCTTTGTGGCAGGAGCGCAGCATTGAGTCTTTCGCGCGCCAGTATACCCATTTGCTCCGGACATGCCTGCAAGAGCCGCAGCGACGCATCAGTGAGATGAGTTTGTGCGATGCCAAATTGCTTGAGCAACTGCTTGCGTATAGCGAGGCCGACAACGAGCAACACAGCAGCGATATTGGCTGGCATCATCATTTCAGTGCCATTGCTGAAATACAACCCCATAGCGTTGCGCTGCGCTGTAACGGTGAAGCCTTCAGTTATCTCGAAGTGGAACAGCGTGCCAATCAGCTTGCTCACTGTTTGCTGGAAATGGGATTTGATGAGCAAAGTCGAATTGCACTGCTATTGCCTTCGGGCCCAGCCATGGTTATTGCTGTACTGGCGATACTTAAAGCGCGTCATGTGTATGTGCCATTGCATTATGAAACGCCTGAGAAATCTTTGTCTTATATTGTTGATGATGCCGACATTGTGATGATTCTGGCATTCAGTGAAGATACCGAAAAGCTGATAGACAGCGGCACTGATTTTCTTTTTCTGGATGACTTATTTGACGTGGAGTCCAACTTTGCTGGTTATCCGGTCTCAGTCCCGGGCAATGACGAGCTTGGTGAGTCAGAAACCTCTGATGCAGAGCGTTTGTGCTACATCATTTATACGTCGGGCTCTACCGGACGACCAAAGGGCGTCATGATCACCCATGGCAACCTGAACGGGTATTTATCACATGCGATGGATACTTACCTGGATGCGGATGTCACTTTGCCGCTGGCGGTAGTGAGCACGCCTTTGGCTTTTGATGCCACGATTACCGCGCTTGTTCCCCCGCTGTTATGTGGCGGGGAGGTCGAGATAGTGACTCAGGGACCTCATCAGTTGGCAGCCATCAGTGAGCTCCTGTTCAATTCCATCAGGCCACGCTTATTCAAAATCACACCTGCACACTTACGTGCGATCCAGGCCTTGATGGATGAGCTTGGCAGCAATAGTGCGCCACACACTCTGGTAATTGGTGGCGAAGCGCTGGATAGCGATTTATTACTTGCGTTCCGCAACAAGTTGCCAGCCTGTACCTGGGTAAATGAGTATGGTCCGACCGAAGCAACCGTGGGCTGTAGTGTGTTCTCGCTCACGCCTGATCAGAATCCACAAACCACTTTGTGTTATGCGGATGTGCCGATTGGCCTGCCTAATGAGGGTGTGGCAATGCTGGTTGTTGACCAGTTTGATCAGCCTGTGCCCGACAATGTACCCGGAGAGTTACTGATAGGCGGCCCGGTTATCAGCCCGGGATACGTCAACCTGGATACGCAGAATCAGGCTAAGTTTGTCACTCTCAACGTGGCGGACAAAAAGCCGATGCGCTTTTATCGAAGCGGTGACCTGGTACGATGGCAAAGTGATGAACAGGGAAGGCTTGCATATCTCAGATACTGTGGCCGTACCGACGAGCAGATTAAGCTGCGTGGCTATCGAATAGATCTGAATGCGATTTGCCATTATCTGAGAGAGCTGGATGGTGTGCGTGATTGTGCGGTGACCGTCGATGAATCCCAGGCGTTGTTGCAGGCACATGTACTTTACCTCAATGGCAAAGTGCCATCAGACAGTCATCTGAGAAACCATCTTGCGCAATTTCTGCCTCCGTATATGATCCCGGGGCAGTTTAATCGGGTCGAAGCGATCCCCCTGACCGCCAATGGCAAAGTAGACAGTAAAGCGCTGATGGCGTTGGCGCAGCAACGAGAAAGCTGCACCAGCAGCAGGGCGCTGGATTTGACGACGCTGACTCCCATGCAATCCTATTTGTATCAGCTTTACAGTGATATTTTACTCACTGAGCATGTGGATCTCGAAGACAGCTTTTTTGACTTGGGCGGGCATTCTCTGCTGGTCATCAAGCTTATTAGTCAGATCCGGCAGCAAAAAAATCTCGATGTCACACTGCCTCAACTATTCAAAACGCCTACTATTGCTTCGCTGGCTCAGGCGTTAGAGCACTGTGCACCGATTGCAGCAGTGCATGCGATTGTGCCTGTATCACGTCAGCAGGCTTTGCCTTTGTCCTTTGCCCAGCAACGGCTCTGGCTGATTGAGCAATTACATGAGTCGAGTACTCAGTATCATATGCCTGCCGGGTTTAAATTCAGTGGGACGCTTGACAAAGGCGCGTTCAGTGAAGCGCTTAACGCCCTGATCTCACGCCATGAAGTGTTACATACTCAGATTATTCAAAGGCCGCAATCTGAACCCGTTCAGCAAGTCAGCGCCAGGTTTGATTTACCGCTCACTCATCTTGACCTGACTAAACTGGGTGAGCGAGCCCGGCAACAGCGTTGGGAGCAGGCGGCCCATGCCAATGCAACCAACCGGTTTGATTTGAGCAGGGACCTGCTGATCCGAGTGTTACTGGTTGAATTCGCACAGGACGATTATCGGGTGCATTTTAATATGCATCACATTGCCAGCGATGGCTGGTCTATGGCAATTTTAGTCCGAGAGTTCATTGCGTTTTATCGCCATTTTGCGAAAGAAGCGCAGTACCAGCTGCCAGCCGAACTGACTCAGCCTCTGCCTGTTCAGTACGGCGACTTTGCGTACTGGCAACGTAATACCTGGACAAAGCATGCTAATCAGGATGCGGTGCAATATTGGCTGACAGCCCTTGATGGCCATCCCCCATTACATCAGCTCCCACTGGACTACCCGCGCCCCGCCATGGCTCAGCTAAGTGGTCAGCGTCATACCCAACGCCTGAGTGCGGCATTGACGCGGGCAATTCATGAACACTGTAAGTCTCAGGGGGTGACCCTGTTTATGTGGCTCAATACCGTGTTTTCTTTACTGATACTGCGCTACAGTCAAACGGATGATGTGGTCATTGGCTCACCGGTTGCTGGCCGTGAACACAATGAAGTGGCCAATCTGATCGGCTTTTTTGTCAATACCTTAGTAATACGTACACGTATTCAACCAGGGCAAAGTTTCAATCAGCTATTGGCTTTGCAAAAGCAGGTTATTCTGGATGCGTTTAAACATCAGGCACTGCCCTTTGAGCAATTAGTTGAGGCGCTTAAGCCAGAACGAAATCTGGGACACCAACCGATTTTTCAGATTTTGTTTGCGCTACAAAATAATGAAACCACCGATCTGGTACTGCCTCAGTTGCACATTGAAGTTGAAGCGCCTGCCGAGCCCATGATGAAGTTTGATCTCGAAGTGAACGCCATTGAAAAAGGCGATGGCATTGAACTGGAGTGGAACTATTGCTCGGCTTTATTTAAGTCCGCGACAGTGGTAGCTCTTGCTGAGTCTTTTGAAATTCTGATCAGTGCCATTCTCAAGGCGCCTGAACACAAGGTACAGTGCCTGCCTGTGATGACGCAGCAGACTCAACATCAACTAGTCAATATGCGTGGACCGGTCACTGCGGTCCCGGCACAATGCATTCACAGCCAGATCAGTGCAAAGGCACACCAAGCGGACAGCCAGCTTGCGGTGCGCGATGCTGACAACTGTATGCTCAGTTATGCAGCGCTTGAGCAAAAGGCCAACGCCCTGGCTAGCTATTTGCTGGAGCAGGGGGTAAAGCCAGGCATGCGTATTGCGTTGTGTCTGAATGCCGGGTGCGATCAGGTGGTTGCTATGCTGGCTGCATTTAAGATTCGTTCTGCATATGTGCCGGTTGATCCGACACTGCCTGCGTCACGTGCTCAGTTTATTATTCGTGACAGCGGCGCCTGCTGGCTGCTCACTCATAGTAAGCTCATGACACAGCTAAAACCGGTTATCGATGCTGCTACCCAGCCTCCTTTGTCAGTGTTGGAAATAGATCAGCCGAATAGCTGGTTGCCAAAGCAAATACGTGAACAGTTCCCACGCAGTGAACATTCAGATCTGGCTTATGTGATTTACACTTCGGGCACGACAGGGCAGCCCAAAGGTGTCGCCATCACCCATGGCAATCTGGCGCTTTATCTGGATCATGCTCGCCATGACTATTTTAACGATGCGATAAGCTTTAGTGTTGTGAGCACACCTTTGGCGTTCGACGCCACCGTCACAACCATCTGGCCAGCATTGTTACAAGGTGTGTGCATCGACATGCTGGCAGATGACGAGCGAATGCTCAAAGACTTGGCAAACCGATTGTGTCAGGAGATTGCCGGGGTGTTTAAGGTGACACCAGCACATCTACAAGGGGTCGCTGCTGTACTGAAGCAGTGCGCGCTTGCAGAAGAGCGGTGTTTTAATGGGGCGCATCAGGTGGTTGTGGGTGGCGAGGCGTTACCGGTTTCGCTTGTAGCTCAGCTTAGCAAACGGTTACCCAATGTTGAGTGGATCAACGAGTACGGCCCCACCGAAGCCACAGTCGGTACCAGCACCTTTCGCTGTGATAAGCAGAAAATAGCTGCGCTTAAGGCACAGTCCTATAGTCAGGTCCCCATTGGTCAGCCAATAGCTAATACGCACTTATTGGTATTGGATGAGCAGATGCAGCCTGTGCCTGTTGGTGTAACCGGTGAGCTCTACATCGGCGGCAATAACCTGGCTCACGGCTACCTTAATAGAACCGAGCTCAGTGATGAAAAGTTTGTGTGGCTGCCTTTTGGTGCAAAGCAGAGTGAGCTGCGCTTCTATCGCAGTGGCGATGTGGTGCGCTGGTCTATAAATGATGATGGTACCCCGGGGAGCTGGTGTTTTGTCACCGTGCAGACGACCAGATAA
- a CDS encoding phosphopantetheine-binding protein: MFCHRADDQIKLRGYRIEPEEIAHQLQLLPGIEQAAVLLNEAGDNLEAYVQPDLAECPDMATLAEPALASGWSAHLSESLPAYMLPYRYVLIETLPLTSNGKVDARALHALGAQCASSANVVAPRNDVELTLVEILASVLNVETLGIEDNFFSLGGHSLLATQCIGLIEAQLGVSMSVRILFERPTVAALAQWIEIHQAMAQQAQDDNENDTSEEMFL; this comes from the coding sequence GTGTTTTGTCACCGTGCAGACGACCAGATAAAGCTGAGAGGCTACCGAATAGAGCCAGAAGAAATTGCCCATCAGTTACAGCTGTTGCCTGGTATTGAACAGGCTGCGGTGTTGCTTAATGAAGCAGGAGATAACCTCGAAGCTTATGTGCAACCGGATCTGGCAGAATGCCCCGATATGGCGACGCTTGCCGAGCCTGCGCTGGCCTCAGGCTGGTCTGCACACCTGAGCGAGTCTTTGCCCGCCTATATGCTGCCATATCGCTATGTTCTGATAGAAACCCTGCCTTTAACGTCGAATGGCAAAGTGGATGCTCGTGCGCTGCATGCCTTAGGCGCGCAATGCGCATCATCAGCTAATGTTGTTGCACCAAGAAATGACGTGGAGTTGACGCTGGTCGAGATTCTGGCCTCGGTACTCAATGTCGAAACGCTCGGTATTGAAGACAACTTCTTCAGTCTGGGAGGGCATTCGCTGCTGGCGACTCAGTGTATTGGTTTGATTGAGGCACAGCTTGGCGTAAGCATGTCGGTCAGAATTCTATTTGAACGCCCTACAGTTGCGGCACTTGCGCAGTGGATTGAAATCCACCAGGCAATGGCACAACAGGCACAGGACGATAACGAAAACGATACTTCAGAAGAGATGTTTTTGTAA